A portion of the Mesobacillus sp. AQ2 genome contains these proteins:
- the wrbA gene encoding NAD(P)H:quinone oxidoreductase: MVKLAVIFYSMGGTNVQLSKWAAEGAKEAGAEVKVFKVKELAPESAIEGNKAWKATVEATKDIPEVTPNDLEWADAIIFSVPTRFGNMPSQMKQFLDTTGGLWAQGKLVNKVVSAMSSAQNPHGGQEATILSLYTTMYHWGAIVAAPGYTDPVTFGAGGNPYGTSVTVDQDGNMVEDVEAAVKHQAKRTVTVAGWVKNGNQ, from the coding sequence ATGGTTAAATTGGCAGTTATTTTTTACAGCATGGGTGGAACGAATGTGCAGCTATCCAAATGGGCTGCAGAAGGCGCGAAGGAAGCAGGAGCGGAAGTCAAAGTTTTTAAGGTGAAAGAATTGGCTCCTGAATCAGCTATCGAAGGCAATAAAGCATGGAAAGCGACAGTTGAGGCAACAAAGGATATCCCTGAAGTGACTCCGAATGATCTTGAATGGGCAGATGCCATCATTTTCAGTGTCCCTACACGTTTCGGGAACATGCCATCGCAAATGAAACAATTCCTTGATACGACAGGCGGTCTGTGGGCACAGGGCAAGCTGGTGAACAAAGTCGTCAGTGCGATGTCCTCTGCTCAGAATCCGCATGGCGGACAAGAAGCAACCATTCTGTCACTATACACAACTATGTACCATTGGGGCGCCATCGTCGCAGCTCCTGGCTATACCGATCCAGTCACTTTCGGAGCTGGCGGCAACCCATACGGCACTAGCGTAACAGTCGACCAGGACGGCAATATGGTCGAGGATGTAGAAGCAGCGGTAAAACATCAGGCAAAACGCACTGTGACCGTTGCCGGCTGGGTAAAGAACGGGAATCAATAA
- a CDS encoding SE1832 family protein, whose product MDKREIEYKIVELKDEYLQLQHNLEKLESVKGNLHPLEKRLAAIEEELSTLNTMLREM is encoded by the coding sequence ATGGATAAAAGAGAAATTGAATACAAAATCGTCGAACTAAAGGATGAGTACCTGCAGCTCCAGCATAATCTCGAGAAATTGGAATCCGTAAAAGGCAATCTCCATCCGCTGGAAAAGCGTCTTGCCGCGATTGAAGAGGAATTAAGCACATTGAATACTATGCTTCGTGAGATGTAG
- a CDS encoding DUF378 domain-containing protein, translating to MKTLNLLSLVLLIVGGLNWLLVGLFEWDLVGGIFGGMDSPIAKVVYILVGLAAIYSITLLSKVNK from the coding sequence TTGAAAACTTTAAATCTGTTATCATTAGTATTGCTTATTGTCGGCGGTCTAAATTGGCTTTTAGTTGGATTATTTGAATGGGACCTAGTCGGAGGAATCTTCGGCGGCATGGACAGCCCAATCGCAAAGGTAGTCTACATTCTTGTAGGTCTCGCAGCTATCTACAGCATCACGCTTTTATCAAAAGTGAATAAATAA
- a CDS encoding MerR family transcriptional regulator — protein MYSIKQVSERLDIPAVTIRAWENRYNVVTPKRTEGGHRLYSEKDVETLKWIKKQVHEKDMKISDAVRLLQESAPAPATPPSENSKFSELKDELYNALVNLDSQKANQLTDLAFSLYDFEEVFHFILVQVLYKVGDEWEKDVISVAQEHFASQFILNRCSQFLRVLPVHPALPKVLAFCPEGEHHQIGLMVFSLFLKKKGHDVIYLGPNTPLEGLAGLIKMKDISIVAISMTNPAPIAKVEDWIRSSLKMDPSLKFIVGGSCIKDCPKLESKSVTYSLGSDWDEWYASYMR, from the coding sequence TTGTATAGCATTAAACAGGTTTCTGAACGATTGGATATTCCTGCGGTCACAATCAGGGCTTGGGAAAACCGCTACAATGTCGTTACGCCTAAAAGGACGGAGGGCGGCCACCGGTTATATAGCGAAAAAGATGTTGAAACACTCAAATGGATCAAGAAACAGGTGCATGAAAAAGACATGAAAATCAGTGATGCAGTCCGGCTTTTACAGGAATCTGCGCCAGCACCTGCCACACCTCCATCTGAAAATAGTAAATTCAGCGAGTTGAAAGATGAGCTCTACAATGCCCTGGTCAATCTAGATTCCCAGAAAGCGAATCAGCTTACGGATCTCGCTTTTTCTTTATATGACTTTGAAGAGGTCTTCCATTTTATCCTGGTTCAGGTTTTGTATAAGGTCGGGGATGAGTGGGAGAAGGACGTTATCAGTGTCGCCCAGGAGCATTTTGCTTCGCAGTTCATCCTTAACCGCTGCAGCCAATTTTTGCGGGTCCTCCCTGTTCACCCCGCACTCCCAAAAGTACTGGCCTTTTGTCCAGAGGGGGAACACCACCAAATCGGACTGATGGTCTTCAGCTTATTCTTGAAAAAGAAAGGCCATGACGTCATCTATTTAGGCCCTAACACCCCTCTTGAGGGATTGGCGGGTTTGATAAAAATGAAGGACATCAGCATTGTGGCCATCTCGATGACCAACCCTGCTCCGATTGCCAAGGTGGAGGATTGGATTCGCTCTAGTCTCAAAATGGATCCATCCCTGAAATTCATCGTTGGAGGAAGCTGCATCAAAGACTGTCCGAAGCTTGAATCCAAATCGGTCACCTACTCGCTCGGTTCTGATTGGGATGAATGGTATGCCTCATATATGCGATGA
- a CDS encoding MMPL family transporter, with the protein MKKLLHPITDWVSTKRGMWITLIAWLVLMVGLSAGPMLSEYKTTNFQSLPDEAKSMIAEKKTEKLFPNEQGTPGILVFHNKNGDINLDEVKEILNGIIAEDIDGIDNIVNISALPPQALGGFISEDGSTIIVPMELEKGLGNSEYSEINDKTLETGNKIAKNLESTEFYITGPAGIAGDTVKLFEQADFVLLIATVLIILILLIVIYRSPLLAIIPLLATVIVYQVVNQTVALMGAGGLEVSSQTSSIMSILLFAAVIDYSLFVFSRYREELNKYESKYEAMKYAMRATGEPVFFAGGTVLAAMLILFFADFRDYLNFAPVFGTAMFFIIIASVTLLPALFTLFGRKAFWPKVPKYGQETEVKHGIWGPVARFVVNKPVISGGLVAVFLVITAFNVLNLDFEFDTVKKFPEDLPSRVGYEIVEARYDKGELAPTTMLVESDDAFTEEDTNAIIEQWQKYDEIASVRVSAQSEDQKALKLSVALSMNPYSIEAIDFIGKLREETPGLLKDLSIDGEAYYSGVTAKLLDEREINNRDIVKIVLLETILILALLFALTRSLKMSIYMMGTILLSYLSALGLGIFLVDVLFGFDALSSRVPVYAFIFLVALGIDYNIILASRFMEERKTHRVKDALEIAIRNTGGVISSAGVILAATFAALTTMPIADLFVFGFIVAVGILLDTFLVRGMLLPALILFFEKEQKTAAVQER; encoded by the coding sequence GTGAAAAAACTTTTACATCCAATTACCGATTGGGTCTCAACAAAGCGCGGCATGTGGATCACACTTATCGCCTGGCTTGTCCTGATGGTCGGCTTAAGTGCTGGTCCGATGCTTAGCGAGTACAAAACGACCAACTTTCAATCGCTTCCTGATGAAGCAAAATCGATGATTGCCGAGAAAAAGACGGAAAAACTTTTCCCGAACGAACAGGGAACGCCGGGAATCCTGGTTTTTCATAATAAAAATGGTGACATCAACCTGGATGAAGTCAAAGAAATATTGAACGGAATCATCGCTGAAGATATTGATGGAATCGACAATATTGTCAATATCAGCGCGCTCCCGCCTCAGGCATTGGGCGGTTTCATCTCTGAGGATGGGTCGACGATCATCGTCCCGATGGAGCTGGAAAAGGGACTCGGAAACAGCGAGTATTCCGAGATCAACGACAAGACACTCGAAACCGGCAATAAGATTGCTAAAAATCTTGAAAGCACCGAGTTTTATATTACAGGACCAGCCGGGATTGCCGGAGATACCGTCAAGCTGTTTGAACAAGCTGACTTTGTCCTGCTGATCGCAACAGTCCTTATCATTTTGATTTTGCTGATTGTCATTTACCGCTCACCCCTGCTCGCGATCATCCCGCTGCTTGCGACGGTCATCGTCTATCAGGTCGTGAACCAAACTGTAGCGCTCATGGGTGCAGGTGGCCTGGAGGTCAGCAGCCAGACTTCTTCGATCATGAGTATCCTGCTTTTTGCAGCGGTCATTGACTATTCCTTGTTTGTTTTCTCCCGCTATCGCGAGGAGCTGAACAAATATGAAAGCAAATATGAAGCAATGAAATATGCGATGCGTGCAACTGGCGAGCCTGTGTTCTTTGCAGGTGGCACTGTTCTCGCTGCCATGCTTATCCTGTTCTTTGCCGATTTCCGTGATTACCTGAATTTCGCACCCGTTTTCGGGACGGCCATGTTCTTCATCATAATTGCATCGGTCACGCTGCTGCCGGCGCTGTTCACGTTATTCGGACGCAAAGCATTCTGGCCGAAGGTTCCAAAATACGGTCAGGAAACCGAAGTAAAGCATGGGATCTGGGGGCCGGTCGCCAGATTCGTTGTCAACAAGCCTGTCATCTCGGGCGGACTCGTCGCTGTTTTCCTGGTTATCACCGCATTCAATGTCCTCAACCTCGACTTTGAATTCGATACGGTAAAAAAATTCCCTGAAGACCTGCCGTCACGAGTCGGGTATGAAATCGTCGAGGCCCGGTACGATAAAGGGGAACTGGCACCAACAACCATGCTTGTTGAAAGTGATGACGCTTTTACAGAGGAAGATACAAATGCCATCATCGAACAATGGCAAAAATATGATGAAATTGCGTCCGTCCGGGTTTCTGCACAATCCGAAGATCAGAAGGCCCTGAAGCTCAGCGTTGCTTTATCGATGAATCCATATTCCATAGAAGCTATTGATTTCATCGGGAAACTGCGCGAAGAAACGCCTGGGTTATTGAAGGATCTTTCGATTGACGGCGAAGCTTATTATAGCGGAGTCACAGCAAAGCTTCTGGACGAACGCGAAATCAATAACAGAGATATCGTAAAAATCGTACTCCTTGAAACCATTTTGATTTTGGCTTTATTATTCGCTCTCACTCGATCACTGAAGATGTCCATCTACATGATGGGGACTATTCTGCTGTCCTATTTATCAGCGCTGGGACTGGGAATCTTCCTCGTCGACGTCCTATTCGGCTTCGACGCATTAAGCTCCCGCGTCCCTGTCTATGCCTTCATCTTCCTGGTGGCACTGGGAATCGACTATAATATCATCCTTGCCTCCCGATTCATGGAAGAGCGAAAAACACACAGAGTGAAGGATGCCCTGGAAATCGCGATCCGCAATACCGGCGGCGTGATCTCATCAGCCGGTGTCATCCTGGCCGCAACCTTCGCAGCCCTTACGACAATGCCAATCGCCGACTTGTTCGTATTCGGCTTCATCGTCGCCGTCGGCATCCTGCTCGACACCTTCCTGGTACGCGGCATGCTGCTGCCGGCTCTGATCCTATTCTTTGAAAAAGAACAGAAAACAGCTGCAGTGCAGGAAAGATAA
- a CDS encoding nucleotidyltransferase domain-containing protein, protein MKETILKSLTKIEEDFDVKILYAVESGSRAWEFPSKDSDYDVRFIYVHKKEDYLTIDQMGIGKKRDVIELPINDLLDITGWELTKALKLFRKSNPPLMEWLRSGIVYYEDFSTVDKMKELSKEVFAPNSCLHHYLNMASNNFREYLQGDQVKIKKYFYVLRPVLAARWIEKYNEFPPLEFPKLLEDLLPEGELKGEIDTLLKRKISGDELDFEPKIDVINEFLNEEITRLREYASTLEIDLPDFTPKLDQLFRDTLEEVWK, encoded by the coding sequence TTGAAAGAGACCATTTTAAAATCCCTTACAAAAATCGAAGAAGACTTTGATGTGAAAATCCTTTATGCGGTTGAATCCGGCAGCAGGGCCTGGGAATTTCCTTCAAAGGATAGTGATTATGATGTCCGTTTCATCTATGTTCATAAAAAAGAAGACTATCTGACGATTGACCAGATGGGGATCGGCAAGAAAAGAGATGTGATCGAATTGCCGATCAATGATTTGCTGGATATCACCGGGTGGGAACTGACCAAGGCCCTGAAGTTATTCAGAAAATCAAATCCGCCGTTAATGGAATGGCTGCGATCAGGGATCGTGTACTATGAGGATTTTTCAACTGTCGACAAGATGAAGGAGCTAAGCAAAGAGGTTTTCGCGCCGAATTCCTGCCTGCACCATTATTTGAATATGGCGAGCAATAATTTCAGGGAGTACTTGCAGGGAGATCAAGTGAAAATCAAAAAGTATTTTTATGTCCTAAGGCCGGTCCTGGCTGCCCGATGGATTGAAAAGTACAACGAGTTCCCGCCATTAGAATTTCCGAAACTACTCGAGGACCTTTTGCCTGAAGGGGAATTGAAGGGCGAGATTGATACCTTGCTGAAAAGGAAAATAAGCGGGGATGAACTGGATTTTGAACCGAAAATTGATGTCATCAACGAATTCCTGAACGAAGAGATTACACGATTAAGAGAATATGCATCAACACTTGAAATTGATTTGCCTGATTTCACCCCAAAGCTGGACCAGCTTTTCAGGGATACGCTGGAGGAAGTTTGGAAGTGA
- a CDS encoding Gfo/Idh/MocA family oxidoreductase, whose translation MGKFRVGIIGTGFGAKVHAPMMDYHVGFEVVAVSSVSRGNIEEARNASGIENIYTDWRQMLEEEALDLVVVASAVNLHKEMVKAAFEKGVHVVCEKPMALNVAETEEMITERDKAGKLGLINHEFRFLPARTRVKEILESGKLGEVLHVRYLCSFASYTGLVSKPRGWLGQEEKGGGMLGAIGSHMTDSLQWWLDSKFKEVFAQLPIHVPNQTDDNGNTEHRTADDAFQIIGSLENGATVTLELISAARKTENTWRLEIFGTEGTLVMLDDNKVLLSAGDSPLEEVDLVPDIEAPSGMPEVAARYYNGFQRALDALHETLVSGEKHPYLADFEQAHSTQKVLDAVRASAREGRKAEVK comes from the coding sequence TTGGGAAAGTTTAGAGTGGGAATAATCGGAACGGGTTTTGGCGCAAAAGTCCATGCACCAATGATGGACTACCACGTAGGGTTCGAGGTTGTAGCTGTATCGAGTGTATCGAGGGGCAATATTGAGGAAGCAAGGAACGCAAGCGGGATTGAAAATATCTATACTGACTGGCGGCAAATGCTTGAAGAGGAAGCTCTCGATTTAGTAGTGGTCGCATCTGCAGTTAATTTACATAAGGAAATGGTTAAAGCTGCCTTTGAGAAGGGCGTCCATGTAGTATGTGAAAAACCAATGGCTCTGAATGTTGCCGAAACAGAAGAAATGATTACGGAGAGAGACAAGGCGGGAAAACTTGGGCTGATCAACCATGAATTTCGCTTCCTTCCGGCCCGTACAAGGGTAAAGGAAATCCTTGAGAGTGGGAAACTCGGGGAAGTTTTACATGTCCGTTACTTGTGCTCATTTGCGAGCTATACTGGCCTGGTATCAAAACCCCGCGGCTGGCTGGGACAGGAAGAAAAAGGCGGCGGCATGCTTGGCGCGATTGGCTCCCATATGACAGACTCCCTTCAATGGTGGCTTGATAGCAAATTTAAAGAGGTGTTTGCGCAGCTCCCAATCCATGTTCCCAATCAGACGGATGATAACGGGAATACAGAACACCGGACAGCGGATGATGCTTTCCAGATCATCGGCTCACTGGAAAACGGCGCGACTGTAACACTGGAACTCATTTCTGCTGCGCGCAAAACCGAGAACACATGGCGTCTTGAAATATTCGGTACGGAAGGCACCCTTGTAATGCTGGATGACAATAAGGTCCTGCTTTCCGCCGGAGATTCACCACTCGAAGAAGTTGACCTGGTGCCGGATATAGAAGCTCCTTCTGGTATGCCAGAGGTTGCAGCCCGATATTATAACGGCTTCCAGAGGGCTTTGGATGCGCTACATGAAACGCTGGTTTCCGGAGAAAAGCACCCCTATCTCGCAGATTTTGAGCAGGCACATTCGACACAAAAAGTATTGGACGCAGTCAGGGCCTCTGCTCGCGAAGGCAGGAAAGCAGAAGTGAAATAA
- a CDS encoding ring-cleaving dioxygenase: MNELRGIHHVTAITSSAEKNYEFFTYVLGMRLVKKTVNQDDIRTYHLFFADDKGSAGTDMTFFDFPGIPKGSHGTDEIYKTGFRVPTDAALEYWVKRFDKYEVKHTGIKELFGKKTISFIDFDDQQYMLVSDEHNEGVASGTPWQNGPVPLEYAITGLGPLHVRISRFDYFKEVLEKVMHMREVGKEGSLHLFEMGEGGNGAQVIVEDNKVLPAGRQGFGTVHHAAFRVADTSVLYEWIDHMKAAGFGTSGYVDRFFFESLYARVAPGILFEWATDGPGFMGDEPYETLGEKLSLPPFLESKREQIEDFVRPIDTVRSMRKIEKEYL, translated from the coding sequence ATGAACGAATTAAGAGGAATACACCATGTAACAGCGATTACGAGCAGTGCTGAAAAAAACTACGAGTTTTTCACCTATGTACTCGGAATGCGTCTTGTGAAAAAAACGGTCAATCAGGATGATATCCGTACGTATCATTTATTTTTTGCGGATGATAAAGGGTCTGCTGGCACGGATATGACATTCTTTGATTTCCCTGGGATTCCTAAAGGATCTCACGGAACTGATGAGATTTACAAAACCGGTTTCCGTGTGCCGACAGATGCCGCGCTGGAATACTGGGTCAAACGCTTTGATAAATATGAAGTCAAACACACTGGCATCAAGGAGTTGTTCGGCAAGAAGACGATTTCATTCATCGATTTTGACGATCAGCAGTATATGCTGGTATCCGATGAGCATAATGAAGGTGTAGCTTCGGGTACGCCATGGCAAAATGGACCTGTACCGCTGGAGTACGCGATTACTGGTCTTGGACCGCTTCATGTCCGCATTTCACGTTTCGATTATTTTAAAGAGGTACTTGAAAAAGTGATGCATATGCGTGAAGTGGGAAAAGAGGGTTCCCTGCATCTGTTTGAAATGGGTGAAGGCGGGAACGGCGCGCAGGTCATTGTTGAAGACAATAAAGTGCTGCCTGCTGGCCGCCAGGGATTCGGAACTGTGCACCATGCGGCATTCCGTGTTGCTGACACATCGGTTCTTTATGAGTGGATCGATCATATGAAAGCTGCAGGATTCGGTACATCCGGTTATGTTGATCGGTTCTTCTTTGAATCATTGTACGCCCGTGTGGCACCGGGAATCCTGTTCGAATGGGCAACTGACGGACCGGGCTTCATGGGTGATGAGCCATATGAAACCCTTGGTGAAAAGCTATCCCTTCCGCCGTTCCTTGAATCAAAGCGGGAGCAGATCGAGGATTTCGTGCGTCCGATTGATACTGTACGAAGCATGCGTAAAATCGAAAAAGAATACCTGTAA
- a CDS encoding group-specific protein has product MKKFYAASSFKNIEAVRYISKQLIDRGYIQTYDWTRNERASTFKDLKEIGQKEKAAVMEADVVIVLLPAGKGSHIEMGIALGLGKRIYLYSPNGEVDHFETTSTFYHLPEVQKCIGSLEELIQEVMEEELA; this is encoded by the coding sequence GTGAAAAAGTTTTACGCTGCATCGAGCTTTAAGAACATAGAGGCAGTTCGGTATATCAGCAAGCAGCTGATCGATAGAGGTTATATTCAGACATATGATTGGACGAGGAATGAAAGAGCCTCTACATTTAAAGACTTAAAAGAAATAGGCCAAAAAGAAAAGGCCGCAGTCATGGAGGCCGATGTCGTGATCGTTCTTTTGCCAGCAGGAAAAGGCAGCCATATCGAAATGGGGATAGCACTTGGACTTGGGAAACGAATCTATCTATATTCACCAAATGGCGAAGTGGATCATTTCGAAACAACCAGTACGTTCTATCATTTGCCTGAAGTGCAGAAATGTATTGGGAGTTTGGAAGAGTTAATACAAGAGGTTATGGAGGAGGAGCTTGCATAA
- a CDS encoding GNAT family N-acetyltransferase, giving the protein MAFEFSEEDGRFVAKDADGLEVGEVTFTRDGDDFLVVNHTGVDPDYRGKGIAEELVRHVAEKAKNEGLKIDPVCSYAKKELERKPEYSGVLKG; this is encoded by the coding sequence ATGGCATTTGAATTTTCTGAAGAAGATGGCCGTTTTGTTGCGAAGGATGCAGATGGACTCGAGGTTGGGGAAGTGACGTTTACGAGGGATGGCGATGATTTTCTCGTGGTCAATCACACTGGTGTGGATCCAGATTACCGAGGTAAAGGCATAGCGGAGGAGCTGGTCCGCCATGTTGCTGAAAAAGCGAAGAATGAGGGCTTGAAGATTGATCCTGTTTGTTCTTATGCAAAAAAAGAGCTTGAGAGGAAGCCTGAATACAGCGGGGTATTAAAGGGTTGA
- a CDS encoding protein adenylyltransferase SelO: protein MTDNHAGWKMDNSYSRLPNIFYSLQTPTPVKAPEVVIFNESLAEELGLNSEALQGDEGAAIFGGNEIPQGGTPLSQAYAGHQFGHFTMLGDGRAVLLGEQITPDGDRFDIQLKGSGRTPYSRGGDGRAGLGPMLREFIICEAMTGLGIPTTRSLAVAVTGEEIIRETMQTGAVLTRVAASHLRVGTFQFAANWGKKEDLRELADYAIKRHYLELEGEGNRYLLFLKKVIKKQAALIAKWQHVGFIHGVMNTDNMTISGETIDYGPCAFMDTYDPATVFSSIDREGRYAYGNQPYIGGWNLSRFAEALLPLLHEDEDEAVKLAEEALSEYPGSFETEFLLGMRLKLGLFTEEKEDKELISELLNLMNKSEADFTNTFKALTFGKLEGSELFKGDEFNQWHEKWQERLGRQEESKEDVHELMRNNNPAVIPRNHRVEEALNAAVKGDMSVMLKLLEILANPYEHSPEQAEFCQPAPPTAKPYRTFCGT, encoded by the coding sequence ATGACTGACAACCATGCTGGCTGGAAAATGGATAATAGCTATTCGCGGCTGCCGAACATATTTTATAGTCTGCAAACACCGACTCCAGTGAAAGCACCTGAGGTAGTGATTTTTAATGAGTCACTTGCGGAAGAACTGGGTTTGAACAGCGAGGCACTTCAAGGTGACGAAGGGGCTGCAATCTTTGGCGGGAACGAGATTCCACAAGGAGGAACTCCCCTTTCCCAGGCATATGCGGGACACCAGTTTGGACATTTTACGATGCTGGGGGATGGCCGGGCTGTCCTGCTTGGTGAGCAAATCACCCCTGACGGCGACAGGTTTGACATCCAGCTGAAGGGTTCAGGCCGGACTCCGTATTCACGAGGCGGCGATGGCCGTGCAGGACTTGGGCCGATGCTGCGCGAGTTTATCATTTGTGAAGCGATGACGGGCTTAGGGATCCCAACAACAAGAAGCCTCGCTGTGGCTGTGACGGGAGAGGAAATCATCCGGGAAACGATGCAGACCGGAGCAGTTTTGACACGCGTGGCAGCGAGCCATCTGAGAGTAGGAACATTCCAATTTGCTGCCAACTGGGGGAAGAAGGAAGACCTCCGGGAGCTGGCTGATTATGCAATCAAACGCCATTATCTTGAACTCGAAGGGGAGGGTAACCGATACCTCTTATTCTTGAAAAAAGTGATCAAGAAACAGGCAGCCCTGATCGCGAAGTGGCAGCATGTCGGCTTTATCCACGGTGTCATGAACACGGATAACATGACAATTAGCGGTGAGACGATTGATTACGGTCCTTGTGCTTTTATGGATACCTACGACCCGGCAACTGTATTCAGCTCGATTGATCGGGAGGGACGGTATGCCTATGGAAATCAGCCGTATATTGGCGGCTGGAATCTTTCTCGATTTGCCGAGGCTTTATTGCCATTGTTACATGAGGATGAAGATGAAGCGGTAAAACTGGCCGAGGAAGCCCTCTCTGAATATCCGGGGAGTTTTGAAACAGAGTTCCTGTTGGGTATGAGGCTGAAGCTTGGGCTTTTTACTGAGGAAAAAGAAGACAAAGAACTAATTTCCGAACTCCTTAATCTCATGAATAAGTCAGAAGCCGACTTTACGAATACGTTCAAAGCCCTGACCTTCGGAAAGCTTGAAGGATCCGAGTTATTTAAGGGTGACGAATTTAATCAGTGGCATGAAAAATGGCAAGAAAGGCTTGGGCGCCAGGAAGAATCAAAGGAAGATGTCCATGAACTGATGCGCAATAACAATCCAGCAGTCATTCCGCGCAACCACAGGGTAGAGGAAGCACTGAATGCCGCGGTAAAAGGTGACATGAGCGTCATGCTGAAATTGCTTGAAATCCTGGCAAACCCATACGAACATTCACCTGAGCAGGCCGAATTCTGCCAGCCCGCACCGCCAACAGCTAAGCCATATCGGACGTTTTGCGGAACATGA